GGTCCATCCTGTCAAAGCTCTCCGCCGTGCTCGAGAAGGTGGTGATCACGGACCTGGTGGACAGCACCTACTATGCCGAACTTCACATTCGTTTCAACAACCAACTCCAAGTCGTGGACTCGCGGCCGAGCGACGCACTAGCCGTCGCCATCCGGGTCGGAGCGCCGGTGTATGTCTCCGAAGATGTCATCCGGAAGTCCAGGAGCTTCTCCATCGCCGACAAGCAGCAATGGTCGGAGGATGACTTGAAAAAATGGCTCGAGGGCCTCTCGCCG
This DNA window, taken from Acidobacteriota bacterium, encodes the following:
- a CDS encoding bifunctional nuclease family protein — encoded protein: MDKIRQIEFFIKGLILDPVNNSPVVILQDTAETTVLPIWIGVFEANAIALEMEHIEAPRPMTHDLIRSILSKLSAVLEKVVITDLVDSTYYAELHIRFNNQLQVVDSRPSDALAVAIRVGAPVYVSEDVIRKSRSFSIADKQQWSEDDLKKWLEGLSPEDLGQYKM